In Leptodactylus fuscus isolate aLepFus1 chromosome 2, aLepFus1.hap2, whole genome shotgun sequence, one genomic interval encodes:
- the LOC142193753 gene encoding gap junction alpha-2 protein-like: MAGWDLLKILLDEVQEHSTLTGKVWMTVLFIFRILILSLAGESVWGDEQSDFICNTQQPGCANVCYDKAFPISHVRYWVLQFLFVSTPNLIYLGHVIYMSRREEKLRSENAKEITGETELRMEHNTNNNSSIKKLKIQGPLVYTYAVSIIFKSIFEAGFIVGQWYLYGFVMPPVYECSREPCPNTVDCFVSRPMEKTIFIIFMLVVSLVSLLLNLLELIYFCSKQFHKRDFTVEIPYGSAQPSTKSLSNGTSSHKFYTNPTPSDQEPPAYRRSSSRDRWSCIQMGEKLDSPEKAKAAYDCPSQSGLSMIVTDVPGLMDNFATITCSSQTPSKQQYV, translated from the coding sequence ATGGCAGGATGGGATCTGCTTAAAATATTGCTTGATGAAGTCCAAGAACATTCCACGCTCACTGGAAAAGTTTGGATGACTGTGCTTTTCATCTTCCGAATCCTTATCCTAAGCTTGGCAGGAGAGTCTGTTTGGGGAGATGAGCAGTCTGACTTTATTTGTAATACGCAGCAACCAGGGTGTGCTAATGTCTGCTATGATAAGGCTTTCCCTATCTCACATGTTCGCTACTGGGTGCTGCAGTTCCTCTTTGTCAGTACACCCAACCTGATTTACCTTGGGCATGTTATTTATATGTCCAGGAGGGAGGAGAAATTAAGAAGTGAGAATGCTAAGGAAATAACTGGTGAAACTGAACTAAGGATGGAGCATAATACAAACAATAACTCTTCTATCAAAAAGCTAAAGATCCAGGGACCCTTAGTCTACACCTATGCAGTCAGTATTATCTTCAAAAGTATATTTGAAGCTGGATTTATTGTCGGTCAGTGGTATTTATATGGCTTTGTGATGCCTCCAGTTTATGAATGTTCAAGAGAACCTTGTCCCAACACAGTGGACTGTTTTGTTTCTCGGCCTATGGAAAAGACTATTTTCATTATATTTATGTTGGTGGTTTCTCTCGTATCTTTGTTACTCAACTTGCTTGAACTTATTTACTTTTGCAGCAAGCAATTCCATAAGCGTGATTTTACAGTGGAAATACCTTATGGTTCTGCTCAACCCTCCACAAAAAGCTTATCAAATGGTACCAGTTCTCATAAGTTTTACACTAATCCTACACCAAGTGACCAAGAACCACCAGCGTATCGCAGAAGCTCTAGTAGGGATCGCTGGTCGTGCATTCAGATGGGAGAAAAGCTAGACAGTCCTGAGAAGGCCAAGGCAGCATATGACTGCCCATCCCAAAGTGGTCTATCCATGATAGTTACTGATGTTCCAGGACTAATGGACAACTTTGCAaccattacctgcagctcccagacACCTTCCAAACAACAGTATGTGTAG